One segment of Schistocerca nitens isolate TAMUIC-IGC-003100 chromosome 3, iqSchNite1.1, whole genome shotgun sequence DNA contains the following:
- the LOC126249176 gene encoding uncharacterized protein LOC126249176 — MSTDRFLQALQRFVGRRGVPSTIYSDNATTFHATHLELKELWQALMASKTHKYLAQQAITWKFIAPHAPWWGGFWERMVGSVKRCLRKVLGQSPLDEEGLNTILVSIEAAINSRPITQGGEESEPLTPAHFLVGDRLTTLPTGPESPVRKALSKEFQRLQKMVEHFSNRWKKEYLILLKNFHETHQPRPGAGRLQLGDVVHLQEDVRPRHM, encoded by the coding sequence ATGTCAACTGACAGATTTCTTCAAGCCCTACAAAGGTTTGTCGGAAGACGAGGAGTGCCCAGCACAATTTACAGTGATAATGCTACTACCTTCCATGCCACGCACTTAGAGCTGAAGGAGCTCTGGCAGGCTCTCATGGCAAGCAAGACGCACAAGTACCTCGCCCAGCAAgccatcacttggaaattcatcgcCCCACACGCGCCTTGGTGGGGAGGATTCTGGGAACGGATGGTGGGATCTGTCAAACGCTGCCTGAGAAAAGTTTTAGGACAGTCACCGTTGGACGAAGAAGGTCTCAACACAATCCTGGTCAGCATAGAAGCAGCAATAAACTCTAGACCAATTACGCAAGGGGGAGAGGAATCTGAGCCACTGACGCCCGCACATTTCCTGGTAGGTGATCGACTCACAACACTACCTACTGGTCCAGAATCACCAGTTAGAAAGGCCTTGTCCAAGGAATTTCAACGGTTGcagaagatggtagaacacttcTCGAACAGGTGGAAGAAAGAATATCTGATCCTACTCAAAAACTTCCATGAAACTCATCAACCAAGGCCAGGTGCAGGAAGACTCCAGCTGGGTGATGTCGTTCATCTACAAGAGGATGTTCGTCCACGACACATGTGA